In Quercus lobata isolate SW786 chromosome 12, ValleyOak3.0 Primary Assembly, whole genome shotgun sequence, a genomic segment contains:
- the LOC115971872 gene encoding ABC transporter B family member 4-like isoform X2 encodes MIFGTIGAIANGLGSPLMTIVFGDLIDSFGNNKNLVHEVSKISLKFVYLAVGIGFAAFLEVTCWMVTGVRQAARIRGLYLKTMLRQDVAFFDKEINTGEIVGRMSGDTILIEDAMGEKVGNFLQLISTFFGGFIIAFVRGWLLTLAMCSAIPFIGIAGTIMSLVISKMSSRGQGAYAKAANVVEQTIGEMKTVASFAGEKQAITNYCKFLEYAYKSAVYEGLAAGVGIGVVLLVAFGSYGMAVYIGAKFILTKGYTGGKVMNILLAVLTSSKSLGQASPCMSAFAAGQAAAFKMFETIKRKPEMDLSTNGKKLDDIRGDIELRDVYFSYPARRDEQIFNGFSLYIPGGTTAALVGQSGSGKSTVISLIERFYDPQVGEVLIDGINLKEFQLKWIRWKIGLVSQEPLLFGSSIKDNIAYGNDGAAIEEIRAAAELANAAKFIDKLPQGLDTMVGERGTQLSGGQKQRIAIARAILKDPRILLLDEATSALDTESERVVQEALDRIMVNRTTVIVAHRLCTVRNADMIAVIHKGKLVEKGSHSELLKDPDGAYSQLIRLQEANKVSKQDVNDQNKSEINVESFRHKRKTILKSISRGSSELGNSSSRSLSLAFGLPTGLNLTDAATEEPDSPSVAQQQAPEVSLRRLAYLNKPEIPVVLIGTVASSISGVVFPIYSILASSVIKTFYEKPHELRKDSKFWALMFLVLGLVSLLTNPMQSYFFALAGSKLIERIRSMCFEKVVHMEVGWFDEPENSSGIIGAKLSSDAAKVRALVGDALAKMVQDIVTVITALVIAFFASWELAFIILSLVPLLGVNDYVQQRFMKGFSANSVKMYEEASQIANDAVGGIRIVASFSAEEKVMQLYEEKCQGPMKAGIKQALISGFGFGISFFLLYNVNAISFYAGGCLVQDGKTTFTSVFKVFFALTTAASALSKSSSFFKDFHRAKTAAASIFAIIGRKSKIDPSDESGMTLDNIKGEIKLFHVSFKYPSRPDIQIFKDLHLTIRAGKTIALIGESGSGKSTVISLLERFYDPDSGHIILDGIDIQKLQLRWLRQQMGLVSQEPALFNETIRANIAYGKGENVTEAEILAASELANAHRFISGLQQGYDTTVGERGVQLSGGQKQRIAIARAIIKSPKILLLDEATSALDAESERVVQDALDRVMVNRTTVMVAHRLSTIKNADLIVVVRNGIIVEKGKHEALIKIKDGFYSSLVALHMSASTA; translated from the exons ATGATCTTTGGCACAATAGGAGCCATAGCTAATGGGTTAGGCTCCCCGCTTATGACAATAGTGTTTGGGGATTTGATCGATTCTTTTGGCAATAACAAAAACCTTGTCCACGAAGTTTCCAAG atcTCCTTAAAATTTGTCTACTTGGCCGTGGGGATTGGTTTTGCAGCATTCCTCG AGGTGACATGTTGGATGGTCACAGGGGTGAGACAGGCAGCAAGAATAAGGGGTTTGTATTTGAAAACCATGTTGAGACAAGATGTTGCTTTCTTTGATAAGGAAATAAACACAGGAGAGATTGTTGGTAGAATGTCTGGTGACACAATTCTCATAGAAGATGCCATGGGTGAGAAG GTTGGGAATTTTCTCCAGCTTATATCAACCTTCTTCGGGGGCTTTATAATAGCATTTGTCAGAGGATGGCTTCTTACTCTTGCCATGTGTAGTGCTATTCCTTTTATTGGGATAGCTGGCACTATTATGTCTCTGGTCATATCCAAGATGTCATCCCGTGGACAAGGTGCTTATGCGAAGGCAGCAAATGTAGTTGAACAAACAATTGGTGAAATGAAAACC GTTGCATCATTTGCAGGGGAGAAGCAAGCTATAACAAATTACTGCAAATTTCTTGAATATGCTTACAAATCAGCTGTTTATGAAGGCTTAGCTGCTGGAGTAGGTATCGGTGTGGTTTTGTTAGTTGCGTTTGGTTCTTATGGTATGGCTGTCTATATTGGGGCAAAATTCATTCTGACAAAAGGATATACTGGGGGTAAAGTGATGAACATTCTTCTCGCAGTGTTAACATCCTCCAA ATCTCTAGGCCAGGCATCTCCCTGCATGAGTGCATTTGCTGCTGGCCAAGCAGCAGCCTTTAAGATGTTTGAGACCATCAAGAGGAAGCCAGAGATGGATCTTTCCACAAATGGGAAAAAGTTAGATGACATTCGCGGAGATATAGAATTGAGGGATGTTTATTTTAGCTATCCAGCCAGACGAGATGAGCAAATATTCAATGGATTTTCGCTTTATATCCCTGGTGGCACAACTGCAGCTTTAGTTGGACAGAGCGGAAGTGGGAAGTCAACAGTGATCAGTCTCATAGAGAGATTCTATGACCCACAAGTTGGCGAAGTTCTTATAGATGGCATTAACCTCAAAGAGTTTCAGCTTAAATGGATTAGGTGGAAAATCGGCCTTGTCAGCCAAGAACCTCTGTTGTTTGGCTCCAGCATTAAGGATAATATTGCATATGGAAATGATGGTGCAGCTATTGAAGAGATAAGAGCAGCTGCTGAACTTGCAAATGCTGCTAAGTTCATTGATAAATTGCCACAG GGACTAGATACCATGGTTGGTGAACGTGGAACACAGCTGTCTGGTGGACAGAAGCAGAGGATTGCCATAGCTAGAGCAATTCTGAAAGACCCACGAATATTACTTCTGGATGAAGCTACAAGTGCACTTGACACAGAATCTGAGAGGGTAGTGCAAGAGGCATTGGACAGGATTATGGTCAACCGAACAACTGTTATTGTTGCCCATCGTTTATGCACGGTGAGGAATGCTGATATGATTGCAGTCATTCACAAAGgaaaattggttgaaaaag GTTCGCACTCAGAACTACTCAAGGATCCTGATGGAGCATATTCTCAGCTTATACGCTTGCAAGAAGCAAATAAGGTGTCAAAACAAGATGTAAATGACCAAAACAAATCTGAAATTAATGTGGAATCTTTTAGACA TAAAAGAAAGACAATCCTAAAATCCATAAGTAGGGGATCATCTGAATTGGGAAATAGCAGCAGCCGCTCACTCTCTCTTGCATTTGGCTTACCCACAGGACTTAACCTCACTGATGCTGCAACAGAAGAACCAGATAGCCCTTCAGTTGCACAGCAACAAGCTCCGGAAGTCTCACTACGTCGCCTTGCCTACCTCAACAAGCCAGAGATTCCAGTGGTTCTAATTGGAACAGTAGCATCAAGCATAAGTGGTGTGGTATTTCCAATTTATAGCATACTAGCCTCTAGTGTAATCAAAACGTTCTATGAAAAACCTCATGAACTAAGAAAGGATTCAAAATTTTGGGCTCTAATGTTTCTAGTCCTTGGGCTGGTATCACTTCTGACAAATCCAATGCAATCATACTTTTTTGCTCTGGCTGGGAGTAAGTTAATTGAACGCATCAGATCaatgtgttttgaaaaggtgGTTCACATGGAGGTTGGTTGGTTCGATGAGCCTGAGAACTCAAGTGGCATTATTGGTGCAAAGCTCTCATCAGATGCAGCTAAGGTGCGTGCCCTAGTTGGCGATGCACTAGCTAAAATGGTTCAAGATATTGTGACCGTGATTACAGCTTTGGTCATCGCTTTTTTTGCTAGTTGGGAGTTGGCTTTTATTATCCTTTCACTGGTTCCTCTCCTTGGGGTCAATGATTATGTTCAACAAAGGTTCATGAAAGGATTTAGTGCAAATTCAGTG AAAATGTATGAGGAAGCAAGCCAAATAGCTAATGATGCTGTTGGGGGAATAAGAATTGTTGCTTCTTTCAGTGCTGAAGAGAAGGTGATGCAATTATATGAAGAGAAATGTCAAGGCCCTATGAAGGCAGGCATAAAGCAAGCCTTGATTagtggatttggatttgggatATCTTTCTTCTTACTGTATAATGTCAATGCCATTAGTTTCTATGCTGGAGGTTGTCTCGTTCAGGATGGCAAAACAACATTCACATCTGTTTTCAAA GTTTTCTTTGCTTTGACCACAGCAGCTTCAGCTCTTAGTAAATCAAGTTCcttttttaaagattttcaTAGAGCCAAGACTGCTGCTGCTTCCATATTTGCAATAATAGGCCGCAAATCAAAGATAGACCCAAGTGATGAGTCTGGGATGACATTGGATAATATCAAGGGAGAGATTAAGCTTTTTCATGTAAGCTTTAAGTACCCATCTAGGCcagatattcaaattttcaaggACCTCCACTTGACTATTCGTGCAGGCAAG ACAATCGCCTTGATAGGAGAAAGTGGGAGTGGAAAATCCACAGTGATATCATTATTGGAAAGATTTTATGATCCTGATTCAGGTCATATTATACTTGATGGAATTGATATTCAAAAGTTACAATTAAGGTGGCTAAGGCAGCAAATGGGCCTTGTGAGCCAAGAACCAGCTTTATTCAATGAAACTATCCGTGCCAACATTGCATATGGAAAGGGAGAAAATGTAACTGAGGCAGAGATTTTAGCAGCATCAGAATTGGCCAATGCCCACAGGTTCATTAGTGGCTTACAACAG GGTTATGATACTACAGTTGGAGAACGAGGAGTCCAATTGTCAGGTGGGCAAAAGCAACGTATAGCCATTGCACGGGCTATAATTAAAAGCCCAAAGATATTACTACTAGATGAAGCCACCAGTGCACTAGATGCTGAGTCTGAGAGAGTGGTTCAAGATGCCTTAGACCGAGTCATGGTGAACCGAACTACAGTTATGGTAGCCCATCGACTATCTACAATCAAGAATGCAGATTTAATTGTAGTGGTTAGAAATGGAATCATTGTAGAGAAAGGAAAACATGAGGCTTTGATTAAAATCAAGGATGGCTTCTATTCCTCCTTGGTTGCACTTCACATGAGTGCTTCAACTGCTTAG
- the LOC115971872 gene encoding ABC transporter B family member 4-like isoform X13, translating into MIFGTIGAIANGLGSPLMTIVFGDLIDSFGNNKNLVHEVSKISLKFVYLAVGIGFAAFLEVTCWMVTGVRQAARIRGLYLKTMLRQDVAFFDKEINTGEIVGRMSGDTILIEDAMGEKVGNFLQLISTFFGGFIIAFVRGWLLTLAMCSAIPFIGIAGTIMSLVISKMSSRGQGAYAKAANVVEQTIGEMKTVASFAGEKQAITNYCKFLEYAYKSAVYEGLAAGVGIGVVLLVAFGSYGMAVYIGAKFILTKGYTGGKVMNILLAVLTSSKSLGQASPCMSAFAAGQAAAFKMFETIKRKPEMDLSTNGKKLDDIRGDIELRDVYFSYPARRDEQIFNGFSLYIPGGTTAALVGQSGSGKSTVISLIERFYDPQVGEVLIDGINLKEFQLKWIRWKIGLVSQEPLLFGSSIKDNIAYGNDGAAIEEIRAAAELANAAKFIDKLPQGLDTMVGERGTQLSGGQKQRIAIARAILKDPRILLLDEATSALDTESERVVQEALDRIMVNRTTVIVAHRLCTVRNADMIAVIHKGKLVEKGSHSELLKDPDGAYSQLIRLQEANKVSKQDVNDQNKSEINSSKRKTILKSISRGSSELGNSSSRSLSLAFGLPTGLNLTDAATEEPDSPSVAQQQAPEVSLRRLAYLNKPEIPVVLIGTVASSISGVVFPIYSILASSVIKTFYEKPHELRKDSKFWALMFLVLGLVSLLTNPMQSYFFALAGSKLIERIRSMCFEKVVHMEVGWFDEPENSSGIIGAKLSSDAAKVRALVGDALAKMVQDIVTVITALVIAFFASWELAFIILSLVPLLGVNDYVQQRFMKGFSANSVKMYEEASQIANDAVGGIRIVASFSAEEKVMQLYEEKCQGPMKAGIKQALISGFGFGISFFLLYNVNAISFYAGGCLVQDGKTTFTSVFKVFFALTTAASALSKSSSFFKDFHRAKTAAASIFAIIGRKSKIDPSDESGMTLDNIKGEIKLFHVSFKYPSRPDIQIFKDLHLTIRAGKTIALIGESGSGKSTVISLLERFYDPDSGHIILDGIDIQKLQLRWLRQQMGLVSQEPALFNETIRANIAYGKGENVTEAEILAASELANAHRFISGLQQGYDTTVGERGVQLSGGQKQRIAIARAIIKSPKILLLDEATSALDAESERVVQDALDRVMVNRTTVMVAHRLSTIKNADLIVVVRNGIIVEKGKHEALIKIKDGFYSSLVALHMSASTA; encoded by the exons ATGATCTTTGGCACAATAGGAGCCATAGCTAATGGGTTAGGCTCCCCGCTTATGACAATAGTGTTTGGGGATTTGATCGATTCTTTTGGCAATAACAAAAACCTTGTCCACGAAGTTTCCAAG atcTCCTTAAAATTTGTCTACTTGGCCGTGGGGATTGGTTTTGCAGCATTCCTCG AGGTGACATGTTGGATGGTCACAGGGGTGAGACAGGCAGCAAGAATAAGGGGTTTGTATTTGAAAACCATGTTGAGACAAGATGTTGCTTTCTTTGATAAGGAAATAAACACAGGAGAGATTGTTGGTAGAATGTCTGGTGACACAATTCTCATAGAAGATGCCATGGGTGAGAAG GTTGGGAATTTTCTCCAGCTTATATCAACCTTCTTCGGGGGCTTTATAATAGCATTTGTCAGAGGATGGCTTCTTACTCTTGCCATGTGTAGTGCTATTCCTTTTATTGGGATAGCTGGCACTATTATGTCTCTGGTCATATCCAAGATGTCATCCCGTGGACAAGGTGCTTATGCGAAGGCAGCAAATGTAGTTGAACAAACAATTGGTGAAATGAAAACC GTTGCATCATTTGCAGGGGAGAAGCAAGCTATAACAAATTACTGCAAATTTCTTGAATATGCTTACAAATCAGCTGTTTATGAAGGCTTAGCTGCTGGAGTAGGTATCGGTGTGGTTTTGTTAGTTGCGTTTGGTTCTTATGGTATGGCTGTCTATATTGGGGCAAAATTCATTCTGACAAAAGGATATACTGGGGGTAAAGTGATGAACATTCTTCTCGCAGTGTTAACATCCTCCAA ATCTCTAGGCCAGGCATCTCCCTGCATGAGTGCATTTGCTGCTGGCCAAGCAGCAGCCTTTAAGATGTTTGAGACCATCAAGAGGAAGCCAGAGATGGATCTTTCCACAAATGGGAAAAAGTTAGATGACATTCGCGGAGATATAGAATTGAGGGATGTTTATTTTAGCTATCCAGCCAGACGAGATGAGCAAATATTCAATGGATTTTCGCTTTATATCCCTGGTGGCACAACTGCAGCTTTAGTTGGACAGAGCGGAAGTGGGAAGTCAACAGTGATCAGTCTCATAGAGAGATTCTATGACCCACAAGTTGGCGAAGTTCTTATAGATGGCATTAACCTCAAAGAGTTTCAGCTTAAATGGATTAGGTGGAAAATCGGCCTTGTCAGCCAAGAACCTCTGTTGTTTGGCTCCAGCATTAAGGATAATATTGCATATGGAAATGATGGTGCAGCTATTGAAGAGATAAGAGCAGCTGCTGAACTTGCAAATGCTGCTAAGTTCATTGATAAATTGCCACAG GGACTAGATACCATGGTTGGTGAACGTGGAACACAGCTGTCTGGTGGACAGAAGCAGAGGATTGCCATAGCTAGAGCAATTCTGAAAGACCCACGAATATTACTTCTGGATGAAGCTACAAGTGCACTTGACACAGAATCTGAGAGGGTAGTGCAAGAGGCATTGGACAGGATTATGGTCAACCGAACAACTGTTATTGTTGCCCATCGTTTATGCACGGTGAGGAATGCTGATATGATTGCAGTCATTCACAAAGgaaaattggttgaaaaag GTTCGCACTCAGAACTACTCAAGGATCCTGATGGAGCATATTCTCAGCTTATACGCTTGCAAGAAGCAAATAAGGTGTCAAAACAAGATGTAAATGACCAAAACAAATCTGAAATTAAT TCAAGTAAAAGAAAGACAATCCTAAAATCCATAAGTAGGGGATCATCTGAATTGGGAAATAGCAGCAGCCGCTCACTCTCTCTTGCATTTGGCTTACCCACAGGACTTAACCTCACTGATGCTGCAACAGAAGAACCAGATAGCCCTTCAGTTGCACAGCAACAAGCTCCGGAAGTCTCACTACGTCGCCTTGCCTACCTCAACAAGCCAGAGATTCCAGTGGTTCTAATTGGAACAGTAGCATCAAGCATAAGTGGTGTGGTATTTCCAATTTATAGCATACTAGCCTCTAGTGTAATCAAAACGTTCTATGAAAAACCTCATGAACTAAGAAAGGATTCAAAATTTTGGGCTCTAATGTTTCTAGTCCTTGGGCTGGTATCACTTCTGACAAATCCAATGCAATCATACTTTTTTGCTCTGGCTGGGAGTAAGTTAATTGAACGCATCAGATCaatgtgttttgaaaaggtgGTTCACATGGAGGTTGGTTGGTTCGATGAGCCTGAGAACTCAAGTGGCATTATTGGTGCAAAGCTCTCATCAGATGCAGCTAAGGTGCGTGCCCTAGTTGGCGATGCACTAGCTAAAATGGTTCAAGATATTGTGACCGTGATTACAGCTTTGGTCATCGCTTTTTTTGCTAGTTGGGAGTTGGCTTTTATTATCCTTTCACTGGTTCCTCTCCTTGGGGTCAATGATTATGTTCAACAAAGGTTCATGAAAGGATTTAGTGCAAATTCAGTG AAAATGTATGAGGAAGCAAGCCAAATAGCTAATGATGCTGTTGGGGGAATAAGAATTGTTGCTTCTTTCAGTGCTGAAGAGAAGGTGATGCAATTATATGAAGAGAAATGTCAAGGCCCTATGAAGGCAGGCATAAAGCAAGCCTTGATTagtggatttggatttgggatATCTTTCTTCTTACTGTATAATGTCAATGCCATTAGTTTCTATGCTGGAGGTTGTCTCGTTCAGGATGGCAAAACAACATTCACATCTGTTTTCAAA GTTTTCTTTGCTTTGACCACAGCAGCTTCAGCTCTTAGTAAATCAAGTTCcttttttaaagattttcaTAGAGCCAAGACTGCTGCTGCTTCCATATTTGCAATAATAGGCCGCAAATCAAAGATAGACCCAAGTGATGAGTCTGGGATGACATTGGATAATATCAAGGGAGAGATTAAGCTTTTTCATGTAAGCTTTAAGTACCCATCTAGGCcagatattcaaattttcaaggACCTCCACTTGACTATTCGTGCAGGCAAG ACAATCGCCTTGATAGGAGAAAGTGGGAGTGGAAAATCCACAGTGATATCATTATTGGAAAGATTTTATGATCCTGATTCAGGTCATATTATACTTGATGGAATTGATATTCAAAAGTTACAATTAAGGTGGCTAAGGCAGCAAATGGGCCTTGTGAGCCAAGAACCAGCTTTATTCAATGAAACTATCCGTGCCAACATTGCATATGGAAAGGGAGAAAATGTAACTGAGGCAGAGATTTTAGCAGCATCAGAATTGGCCAATGCCCACAGGTTCATTAGTGGCTTACAACAG GGTTATGATACTACAGTTGGAGAACGAGGAGTCCAATTGTCAGGTGGGCAAAAGCAACGTATAGCCATTGCACGGGCTATAATTAAAAGCCCAAAGATATTACTACTAGATGAAGCCACCAGTGCACTAGATGCTGAGTCTGAGAGAGTGGTTCAAGATGCCTTAGACCGAGTCATGGTGAACCGAACTACAGTTATGGTAGCCCATCGACTATCTACAATCAAGAATGCAGATTTAATTGTAGTGGTTAGAAATGGAATCATTGTAGAGAAAGGAAAACATGAGGCTTTGATTAAAATCAAGGATGGCTTCTATTCCTCCTTGGTTGCACTTCACATGAGTGCTTCAACTGCTTAG
- the LOC115971872 gene encoding ABC transporter B family member 4-like isoform X5: MIFGTIGAIANGLGSPLMTIVFGDLIDSFGNNKNLVHEVSKISLKFVYLAVGIGFAAFLEVTCWMVTGVRQAARIRGLYLKTMLRQDVAFFDKEINTGEIVGRMSGDTILIEDAMGEKVGNFLQLISTFFGGFIIAFVRGWLLTLAMCSAIPFIGIAGTIMSLVISKMSSRGQGAYAKAANVVEQTIGEMKTVASFAGEKQAITNYCKFLEYAYKSAVYEGLAAGVGIGVVLLVAFGSYGMAVYIGAKFILTKGYTGGKVMNILLAVLTSSKSLGQASPCMSAFAAGQAAAFKMFETIKRKPEMDLSTNGKKLDDIRGDIELRDVYFSYPARRDEQIFNGFSLYIPGGTTAALVGQSGSGKSTVISLIERFYDPQVGEVLIDGINLKEFQLKWIRWKIGLVSQEPLLFGSSIKDNIAYGNDGAAIEEIRAAAELANAAKFIDKLPQGLDTMVGERGTQLSGGQKQRIAIARAILKDPRILLLDEATSALDTESERVVQEALDRIMVNRTTVIVAHRLCTVRNADMIAVIHKGKLVEKGSHSELLKDPDGAYSQLIRLQEANKVSKNKSEITVESFRQSSKRKTILKSISRGSSELGNSSSRSLSLAFGLPTGLNLTDAATEEPDSPSVAQQQAPEVSLRRLAYLNKPEIPVVLIGTVASSISGVVFPIYSILASSVIKTFYEKPHELRKDSKFWALMFLVLGLVSLLTNPMQSYFFALAGSKLIERIRSMCFEKVVHMEVGWFDEPENSSGIIGAKLSSDAAKVRALVGDALAKMVQDIVTVITALVIAFFASWELAFIILSLVPLLGVNDYVQQRFMKGFSANSVKMYEEASQIANDAVGGIRIVASFSAEEKVMQLYEEKCQGPMKAGIKQALISGFGFGISFFLLYNVNAISFYAGGCLVQDGKTTFTSVFKVFFALTTAASALSKSSSFFKDFHRAKTAAASIFAIIGRKSKIDPSDESGMTLDNIKGEIKLFHVSFKYPSRPDIQIFKDLHLTIRAGKTIALIGESGSGKSTVISLLERFYDPDSGHIILDGIDIQKLQLRWLRQQMGLVSQEPALFNETIRANIAYGKGENVTEAEILAASELANAHRFISGLQQGYDTTVGERGVQLSGGQKQRIAIARAIIKSPKILLLDEATSALDAESERVVQDALDRVMVNRTTVMVAHRLSTIKNADLIVVVRNGIIVEKGKHEALIKIKDGFYSSLVALHMSASTA, encoded by the exons ATGATCTTTGGCACAATAGGAGCCATAGCTAATGGGTTAGGCTCCCCGCTTATGACAATAGTGTTTGGGGATTTGATCGATTCTTTTGGCAATAACAAAAACCTTGTCCACGAAGTTTCCAAG atcTCCTTAAAATTTGTCTACTTGGCCGTGGGGATTGGTTTTGCAGCATTCCTCG AGGTGACATGTTGGATGGTCACAGGGGTGAGACAGGCAGCAAGAATAAGGGGTTTGTATTTGAAAACCATGTTGAGACAAGATGTTGCTTTCTTTGATAAGGAAATAAACACAGGAGAGATTGTTGGTAGAATGTCTGGTGACACAATTCTCATAGAAGATGCCATGGGTGAGAAG GTTGGGAATTTTCTCCAGCTTATATCAACCTTCTTCGGGGGCTTTATAATAGCATTTGTCAGAGGATGGCTTCTTACTCTTGCCATGTGTAGTGCTATTCCTTTTATTGGGATAGCTGGCACTATTATGTCTCTGGTCATATCCAAGATGTCATCCCGTGGACAAGGTGCTTATGCGAAGGCAGCAAATGTAGTTGAACAAACAATTGGTGAAATGAAAACC GTTGCATCATTTGCAGGGGAGAAGCAAGCTATAACAAATTACTGCAAATTTCTTGAATATGCTTACAAATCAGCTGTTTATGAAGGCTTAGCTGCTGGAGTAGGTATCGGTGTGGTTTTGTTAGTTGCGTTTGGTTCTTATGGTATGGCTGTCTATATTGGGGCAAAATTCATTCTGACAAAAGGATATACTGGGGGTAAAGTGATGAACATTCTTCTCGCAGTGTTAACATCCTCCAA ATCTCTAGGCCAGGCATCTCCCTGCATGAGTGCATTTGCTGCTGGCCAAGCAGCAGCCTTTAAGATGTTTGAGACCATCAAGAGGAAGCCAGAGATGGATCTTTCCACAAATGGGAAAAAGTTAGATGACATTCGCGGAGATATAGAATTGAGGGATGTTTATTTTAGCTATCCAGCCAGACGAGATGAGCAAATATTCAATGGATTTTCGCTTTATATCCCTGGTGGCACAACTGCAGCTTTAGTTGGACAGAGCGGAAGTGGGAAGTCAACAGTGATCAGTCTCATAGAGAGATTCTATGACCCACAAGTTGGCGAAGTTCTTATAGATGGCATTAACCTCAAAGAGTTTCAGCTTAAATGGATTAGGTGGAAAATCGGCCTTGTCAGCCAAGAACCTCTGTTGTTTGGCTCCAGCATTAAGGATAATATTGCATATGGAAATGATGGTGCAGCTATTGAAGAGATAAGAGCAGCTGCTGAACTTGCAAATGCTGCTAAGTTCATTGATAAATTGCCACAG GGACTAGATACCATGGTTGGTGAACGTGGAACACAGCTGTCTGGTGGACAGAAGCAGAGGATTGCCATAGCTAGAGCAATTCTGAAAGACCCACGAATATTACTTCTGGATGAAGCTACAAGTGCACTTGACACAGAATCTGAGAGGGTAGTGCAAGAGGCATTGGACAGGATTATGGTCAACCGAACAACTGTTATTGTTGCCCATCGTTTATGCACGGTGAGGAATGCTGATATGATTGCAGTCATTCACAAAGgaaaattggttgaaaaag GTTCGCACTCAGAACTACTCAAGGATCCTGATGGAGCATATTCTCAGCTTATACGCTTGCAAGAAGCAAATAAGGT TAGCAAAAACAAATCTGAAATTACTGTGGAATCTTTTAGACAGTCAAGTAAAAGAAAGACAATCCTAAAATCCATAAGTAGGGGATCATCTGAATTGGGAAATAGCAGCAGCCGCTCACTCTCTCTTGCATTTGGCTTACCCACAGGACTTAACCTCACTGATGCTGCAACAGAAGAACCAGATAGCCCTTCAGTTGCACAGCAACAAGCTCCGGAAGTCTCACTACGTCGCCTTGCCTACCTCAACAAGCCAGAGATTCCAGTGGTTCTAATTGGAACAGTAGCATCAAGCATAAGTGGTGTGGTATTTCCAATTTATAGCATACTAGCCTCTAGTGTAATCAAAACGTTCTATGAAAAACCTCATGAACTAAGAAAGGATTCAAAATTTTGGGCTCTAATGTTTCTAGTCCTTGGGCTGGTATCACTTCTGACAAATCCAATGCAATCATACTTTTTTGCTCTGGCTGGGAGTAAGTTAATTGAACGCATCAGATCaatgtgttttgaaaaggtgGTTCACATGGAGGTTGGTTGGTTCGATGAGCCTGAGAACTCAAGTGGCATTATTGGTGCAAAGCTCTCATCAGATGCAGCTAAGGTGCGTGCCCTAGTTGGCGATGCACTAGCTAAAATGGTTCAAGATATTGTGACCGTGATTACAGCTTTGGTCATCGCTTTTTTTGCTAGTTGGGAGTTGGCTTTTATTATCCTTTCACTGGTTCCTCTCCTTGGGGTCAATGATTATGTTCAACAAAGGTTCATGAAAGGATTTAGTGCAAATTCAGTG AAAATGTATGAGGAAGCAAGCCAAATAGCTAATGATGCTGTTGGGGGAATAAGAATTGTTGCTTCTTTCAGTGCTGAAGAGAAGGTGATGCAATTATATGAAGAGAAATGTCAAGGCCCTATGAAGGCAGGCATAAAGCAAGCCTTGATTagtggatttggatttgggatATCTTTCTTCTTACTGTATAATGTCAATGCCATTAGTTTCTATGCTGGAGGTTGTCTCGTTCAGGATGGCAAAACAACATTCACATCTGTTTTCAAA GTTTTCTTTGCTTTGACCACAGCAGCTTCAGCTCTTAGTAAATCAAGTTCcttttttaaagattttcaTAGAGCCAAGACTGCTGCTGCTTCCATATTTGCAATAATAGGCCGCAAATCAAAGATAGACCCAAGTGATGAGTCTGGGATGACATTGGATAATATCAAGGGAGAGATTAAGCTTTTTCATGTAAGCTTTAAGTACCCATCTAGGCcagatattcaaattttcaaggACCTCCACTTGACTATTCGTGCAGGCAAG ACAATCGCCTTGATAGGAGAAAGTGGGAGTGGAAAATCCACAGTGATATCATTATTGGAAAGATTTTATGATCCTGATTCAGGTCATATTATACTTGATGGAATTGATATTCAAAAGTTACAATTAAGGTGGCTAAGGCAGCAAATGGGCCTTGTGAGCCAAGAACCAGCTTTATTCAATGAAACTATCCGTGCCAACATTGCATATGGAAAGGGAGAAAATGTAACTGAGGCAGAGATTTTAGCAGCATCAGAATTGGCCAATGCCCACAGGTTCATTAGTGGCTTACAACAG GGTTATGATACTACAGTTGGAGAACGAGGAGTCCAATTGTCAGGTGGGCAAAAGCAACGTATAGCCATTGCACGGGCTATAATTAAAAGCCCAAAGATATTACTACTAGATGAAGCCACCAGTGCACTAGATGCTGAGTCTGAGAGAGTGGTTCAAGATGCCTTAGACCGAGTCATGGTGAACCGAACTACAGTTATGGTAGCCCATCGACTATCTACAATCAAGAATGCAGATTTAATTGTAGTGGTTAGAAATGGAATCATTGTAGAGAAAGGAAAACATGAGGCTTTGATTAAAATCAAGGATGGCTTCTATTCCTCCTTGGTTGCACTTCACATGAGTGCTTCAACTGCTTAG